One stretch of Daphnia pulicaria isolate SC F1-1A chromosome 8, SC_F0-13Bv2, whole genome shotgun sequence DNA includes these proteins:
- the LOC124310818 gene encoding protein unc-79 homolog isoform X3 — MVMPNLHQNEIRFVLMAQTRDMRIWREAKPQRHGRRESVNARNNHRPVSSRVCYRATDNMATRAATFAAKVRNLHDYQLRLLNSSGSPPSGHDVANTLKYFSQTLLGILKDVPDFPLVMVYNRESNTKRMALFPSLDYKGLYTVLIQLLEVAPLIQTGVDVLGQALISTILCVMPFLEQDLIDNLPSLVASSIVHMPSSLHGYIVQVLCSFLLPLTMGTPPADGVFNVIEPSVPGIIMAVLQYTTNTAHHCQLMETLMSLKPDVAKDLLCIIAHGTLKARVPGAHLLFYYWPSLNPTLYDRRGVNTKFNGWKPVMCQRDECQSSGEAAEAIKLCLDHRVAVVQQSNNENGPLLVICATCADEIKRLEPPANLSSNGNQQQHFEPLVELLLPMLQVAATCDNTSCRSTDKTASVSCFSSSCTSYNDRRPIRYCAQCHSIRHNNRRGGDHIFHCNLTSAWEMSPEMQSYTVDAVVSLLKEAQPYSFERSSESNDRLTRAGLWLCGDLDTIYSFGLEERRLLSRYGVWLLTAVCRPVPEAAKSIIGRLIGALFHWFDTTAHVTDDQAGSVLEPLKSEMLREWIVEAQENQLDVLLDCLMPWPASYSRVGGSWDTGHCPKAVHIKEGFNRLFCLVPYEIITVDLWNDIVPRWLESMVTTVPSDEWIEFRIILSKLLDSSMSPLGFDAQQMFRFLAVRFRGTHLRVQQQTLNWLQLLSSLHIVVPIDLLVNIFQEGVNTSKLDTDNEIPNFDMEEIRPLSPVSNQSVSSSELPLSLPEKSLACHVLMLDILLEQLEVQEEPSNGGLTGAPLAQHCLTLLKDMIHVRQCMLHNCTSADCYMCSLLTSWYQLAQELIAFYSPLHAAVVSECFEELENCVEMAAAQSVQQQQQPSPGEQQTNKPEEAISTVYYQEQQQQQVLQLGEVRTAKMETVSELDLAPILPSERVLRAVANAVTCTEMEVAGCKAQVAQPSMLTDDPSDHMDHPDHQQPNQQYWVTTAGKFRFALDELPNHLQLIYGFLKELYHLIRPDTQRHLLRCVEILCLHCEVLSKSACREHPGFLFWVQENLTVAQLWNLLESQTSHVAQTCASLLLHCLTLPGGSDVFWKIMESDFHSRDWKTRFSSVERMMLVCQFLDDPTVKQSSILQSILTNAFCFLISSMDDINTAVANRATILLESLHDGSLKLLVWCMEQQFDSFISDRPLLLHSIMALHHHPWLTKRKIISWKFFFNRFDALYLEAQLSLQRAGELIEPRDLKSSHMSNESFNKKLQKAREAIKRYAPSRSSSPTQQQPRSLMRSLSLSTHRFNRRKSTPIHHPQHGVTKSYSRQSSSAQLKLMRSRGALGGDRMNNQQASQEEAYVALFMQRCSELDDYDGETHSLLLTTLMQFLAQPDLAQLSDDKFQSQIQNLVLRHLSLLLGYGPTERAFCLTPQKLRASAPFNAFLSALPQVLDRNLAIGANLLPMTLSLMIFCPAPPSKNNGPGGNSWLQCHGQAGVPITTHGSMSSVGFASGSAAAAASNNVNDRHNGTTPQRAYKPTYSLWYLETHPRRMWLQTVLVILYKYRYNQPNLAPLVQSIIRIVLNTLESQYHRCYRYGGIGATLSHGHPSTAQHQLHGVSSTATMRMRDQSQGSLEVETPIDPTDLKGRANVIGHGVGAVLGIAGLVWGSSTIQHQIQLQVATKSNVTLTSRRELTGSISSECDIDTDVDGIELEVIPESPKSSRPDPDWDRDSLAEVEVLSEMSQQEPNAATAASEVSLAACVRQPSGVYEAHTIVSHRQVNAADAAAAAAAATATPTGVRTRQRKMGISMGTMGPEIPFLSTEQSNRQQQQPQIETPAPHPAPVNHAVHTPMKQSCLRVGDEVACHRCSKCNAPFEEFSEEELGLCIVIISTFVHREPALAATMLPEILRCNAKWAGSTTYTWQMGSNLYVPGEVGAIARQFLRCLLHQLTPNKVFIQLFQTQVPEEMKQSFFKTMASALTDFVELTPAAPLQLLLESLNEQKQLSPAQIAMMLPNVACYIECLPPLELSAQIWTPLFAQLEIFCTRLILVLPLLNGNPIHSNSLLRIMGSTNRVAALQLAPSRGSILDSFAKILLYIIQHWAGFDYKHLVELCHLAFRSFNKDREKYMLTRTLVDELVSVMKLKSSLPDSTLIILVHFTLQDAGGTLPPHCLLMDEMDCGANTVKLSGSDGSAGAGTTGAFDCIRPHFSDIMDFLADVHTLSKLKSNSRAMSPGPGLDEDTLGGTVKAGMAQLLALEVVRGNGKDNKCLQRYMPWLLNPPSSIQQGPREFLECVCHVRLLSWLLLGALQHTALVTHTHSNGPLSVSIGATTNPCLPLPIEVSCSLADHIQGILAGFAEQSKTSVLHMSSLYHAFLLCQLWTIYLEFMAGQLGNNSNAEQQATIFNVLVDFWSKITPSVLQLVAHSSVLTEMVNLHFLSLMEALSECKSSVLSLLLPLWTPVLQAQNSQTQLPVHLQVRLQACVEGYSLNTGTASSGGGVCEGLETHLEGWLLRWLQKLQFKMGQIEIQSSTASQFYNV; from the exons AATGAGATAAGATTTGTCCTGATGGCGCAGACGCGGGACATGCGCATTTGGCGGGAGGCAAAGCCACAGCGACACGGCCGTCGGGAGTCTGTGAACGCAAGGAACAATCATCGACCCGTTTCATCCCGTGTCTGTTATCGGGCGACCGACAACATGGCCACGAGAGCAGCGACAT TCGCTGCCAAGGTGAGAAATTTGCACGATTATCAACTTCGACTGCTCAACAGCTCCGGCTCACCGCCATCCGGTCACGATGTAGCCAATACGCTCAAATACTTCTCGCAGACGCTTCTCG GAATCTTGAAGGATGTGCCGGATTTCCCGCTCGTCATGGTGTACAACCGGGAGAGCAACACCAAACGCATGGCCCTATTCCCGAGCCTCGATTACAAGGGCCTCTACACCGTTTTGATCCAGCTGCTGGAAGTGGCTCCGCTCATTCAGACCGGAGTCGATG TGCTGGGCCAGGCGCTGATCAGCACGATCCTATGCGTCATGCCGTTCCTCGAACAGGATCTAATCGATAATCTGCCCAGTCTGGTTGCCTCGTCTATCGTTCACATGCCCAGCTCTCTTCACGGCTACATCGTTCAGGTCCTCTGCTCCTTCCTCCTGCCGCTCACCATGG GCACTCCGCCAGCAGACGGCGTATTCAACGTGATCGAGCCGTCCGTTCCCGGAATTATTATGGCCGTTCTCCAGTACACGACGAATACAG CTCACCACTGCCAATTGATGGAGACGCTCATGTCACTTAAACCGGATGTGGCTAAGGATTTACTCTGCATTATCGCTCATGGGACATTGAAGGCTCGCGTGCCCGGCGCCCACCTCTTATTTTACTATTGGCCGTCGTTAAATCCCACGCTGTACGATCGGCGCGGCGTCAACACGAAATTCAACG GTTGGAAGCCGGTCATGTGTCAACGAGACGAGTGCCAAAGCAGCGGCGAAGCGGCCGAAGCTATCAAACTCTGTCTGGATCATCGGGTGGCCGTTGTCCAGCAGAGCAATAACGAGAACGGACCCCTCTTGGTGATTTGCGCTACTTGCGCTGATGAAATCAAACGCTTGGAACCGCCCGCTAACTTGTCCTCCAATggcaatcaacaacaacattttgagCCGCTTGTGGAACTCCTTTTGCCGATGCTCCAAGTTGCCGCTACGTGCGATAACACG AGTTGCCGTTCAACGGACAAGACGGCCAGCGTGTCGTGCTTCTCGTCCAGCTGCACCAGTTATAATGACAGACGGCCGATACGCTATTGCGCCCAGTGTCACTCGATCCGGCACAACAACCGGCGCGGAGGCGACCACATTTTCCACTGCAATCTGACATCGGCCTGGGAGATGTCGCCAGAGATGCAGAGTTACACGGTAGATGCCGTCGTCAGTCTCCTGAAAGAAGCCCAGCCGTACAGCTTCGAACGAAGTAGCGAGAGCAACGATCGACTCACTCGGGCTGGACTTTGGCTCTGTGGAGATTTGGATACGATTTACTCGTTCGGATTGGAAGAGAGAAGATTGCTCAGTCGCTACGGCGTCTGGCTTCTGACGGCCGTGTGCCGGCCCGTGCCCGAAGCAGCCAAATCCATCATCGGAAGGTTAATAGGCGCTCTCTTTCACTGGTTCGACACTACGGCTCACGTCACCGATG ATCAAGCCGGAAGCGTACTGGAGCCACTCAAATCGGAAATGCTTCGGGAATGGATCGTCGAGGCGCAGGAAAACCAACTGGACGTTCTGCTCGACTGTTTGATGCCCTGGCCGGCTTCATACTCGAGAGTGGGAGGCAGTTGGGACACGGGTCATTGTCCGAAAGCCGTTCACATTAAGGAAGGATTCAACCGTCTCTTTTGTCTCGTTCCTTACGAAATCATCACCGTCGATTTGTGGAATGACATTGTACCCCGTTGGCTGGAATCGATGGTCACCACTGTGCCATCCGATGAGTGGATAGAATTCCGAATTATTTTAAG CAAATTACTGGACTCGAGTATGAGCCCTTTGGGATTCGATGCCCAACAAATGTTTCGTTTCCTGGCTGTCCGCTTCCGTGGAACTCATCTGCGTGTTCAACAACAAACACTCAACTGGCTCCAGCTTCTCTCCTCGTTGCACATTGTTGTCCCCATCGATCTCCTGGTCAACATTTTCCAGGAGGGAGTCAACACGAGTAAACTGGACACCGACAACGAAATCCCAAATTTCG ATATGGAGGAAATTCGACCGTTATCTCCCGTATCGAATCAAAGTGTTTCGTCATCCGAGTTGCCTCTGAGTCTTCCGGAGAAGAGCCTGGCCTGTCACGTCCTAATGTTAGACATTTTACTGGAGCAACTGGAAGTCCAAGAGGAGCCTAGTAATGGGGGATTGACGGGAGCGCCGCTCGCTCAGCACTGCCTCACGCTTTTGAAAGATATGATTCACGTCCGGCAATGCATGCTGCATAATTGCACGTCGGCTGATTGCTACATGTGTAGTCTGTTGACATCGTGGTATCAGCTGGCGCAGGAGTTGATTGCTTTCTACTCGCCACTGCACGCGGCTGTCGTTAGTGAGTGTTTCGAAGAGCTCGAGAATTGCGTGGAGATGGCCGCTGCCCAGTCagtccagcaacaacagcaacccaGCCCTGGTGAACAGCAGACAAACAAACCGGAAGAGGCTATATCAACCGTTTATTatcaagaacaacaacaacaacaagtatTACAACTGGGCGAAGTCAGAACGGCCAAAATGGAGACCGTGTCCGAGTTAGATCTGGCGCCGATCCTACCATCAGAAAGAGTCCTCAGAG CTGTAGCCAATGCTGTGACTTGCACTGAAATGGAAGTGGCCGGCTGCAAAGCCCAAGTAGCTCAGCCGAGCATGTTGACGGACGATCCTTCAGACCACATGGATCATCCAGACCATCAACAGCCGAATCAACAATATTGGGTGACGACCGCCGGCAAATTTCGATTTGCGCTGGATGAATTGCCGAATCACCTCCAACTCATTTACGGATTCCTGAAAGAGCTCTACCACTTGATCCGACCGGACACTCAACGACATCTACTCCGCTGCGTCGAAATCCTTTGTCTACACTGCGAGGTGCTCAGTAAATCCGCCTGTCGCGAGCATCCAGGCTTCCTGTTCTGGGTTCAAGAAAATCTCACCGTGGCCCAGCTCTGGAATCTCCTCGAGAGTCAAACATCGCACGTCGCCCAGACGTGTGCCTCTCTCTTGCTGCACTGTCTCACTCTTCCTGGTGGATCGGATGTTTTCTGGAAAATTATGGAATCGGATTTCCACTCGCGCGATTGGAAGACTCGCTTTTCATCCGTGGAGCGGATGATGTTGGTGTGCCAATTTCTGGACGATCCCACCGTCAAACAGAGTTCCATTTTACAGTCGATCCTGACCAACGCCTTTTGTTTCCTCATTTCATCAATGGACGATATCAACACAGCTGTAGCCAACCGGGCAACCATACTCCTTGAGAGCTTGCACGATGGATCGCTTAAACTACTCGTCTGGTGTATGGAACAGCAGTTTGACAGTTTCATTAGCGACAGGCCTCTGTTGTTGCACTCGATTATGGCCCTGCATCATCACCCTTGGCTGACCAAACGCAAGATCATCTCgtggaaattctttttcaatcgtttCGACGCTTTGTATTTGGAAGCCCAGTTGAGCTTGCAGCGGGCCGGGGAATTGATTGAACCGCGTGATCTCAAGTCCAGTCACATGTCAAACGAAAGCTTCAACAAGAAATTGCAGAAAGCTCGTGAGGCCATCAAGCGCTACGCTCCTAGCAGGTCTAGTTCGCCAACTCAACAGCAACCGAGGAGCTTGATGCGGTCGTTGAGCCTGTCAACTCATCGCTTCAATCGCCGAAAGTCTACGCCCATTCATCACCCACAGCACGGAGTGACCAAGAGTTACAGCCGACAAAGTTCTTCAGCCCAGTTGAAGTTGATGCGATCCAGGGGCGCTCTCGGTGGCGACAGGATGAACAACCAACAAGCGTCTCAAGAAGAAGCCTACGTTGCTCTCTTCATGCAACGTTGCTCGGAACTGGACGACTACGATGGTGAAACCCACTCTTTACTGTTGACTACGCTGATGCAATTCCTGGCGCAGCCAGATCTCGCCCAGTTGAGCGACGACAAGTTCCAATCGCAAATTCAGAACCTGGTCCTTCGACATTTAAGTCTTTTGCTGGGCTACGGACCCACCGAAAGAGCTTTCTGTTTGACACCACAGAAACTCAGAGCATCGGCTCCTTTCAACGCCTTTCTCTCGGCTCTTCCGCAAGTTCTGGATCGTAATTTAGCTATCGGGGCCAATCTTCTGCCGATGACGTTATCTTTGATGATTTTCTGTCCCGCCCCGCCGTCAAAGAACAACGGCCCTGGAGGTAATTCGTGGTTACAATGTCATGGGCAAGCTGGTGTGCCCATCACAACTCACGGATCCATGAGTAGCGTTGGTTTCGCTTCCGGATCAGCTGCTGCAGCAGCTTCGAATAA CGTCAACGATCGACACAACGGCACGACTCCACAAAGAGCCTACAAACCGACCTATTCCCTATGGTATTTGGAAACTCATCCTCGACGGATGTGGTTACAAACAGTGCTAGTAATCCTCTATaag TATCGTTATAACCAACCGAATTTAGCTCCGCTAGTGCAGAGCATCATCCGGATCGTTCTCAACACTCTGGAATCTCAATACCATCGCTGTTATCGCTACGGTGGTATTGGGGCCACTTTAAGTCACGGCCATCCATCGACAGCGCAGCATCAACTCCATGGGGTTTCTTCAACTGCCACTATGAGAATGAGAGACCAGAGTCAGGGCTCTTTGGAAGTAGAAACTCCAATTGATCCAACAGATCTAAAAG GAAGAGCAAATGTCATTGGACACGGCGTAGGAGCTGTTCTTGGCATAGCTGGATTGGTCTGGGGCTCCTCTACAATTCAACATCAAATTCAGCTACAAGTTGCAACG AAATCAAACGTCACATTGACGTCCCGACGTGAGTTGACGGGAAGTATCTCTAGTGAATGTGACATTGACACTGACGTTGATGGCATAGAACTTGAAGTTATACCTGAGAGTCCCAAGAGTAGTCGGCCGGATCCTGATTGGGATCGAGATTCACTTGCTGAAGTTGag GTTCTCTCAGAAATGTCACAACAAGAACCGAATGCCGCCACTGCAGCGTCAGAAGTATCGCTGGCGGCCTGTGTCCGACAACCATCGGGTGTCTATGAAGCCCATACAATTGTTTCGCACCGTCAGGTCAATGCAGCGgacgctgctgccgccgcagcagcagccacagcGACACCTACGGGAGTCAGAACTCGACAGAGAAAAATGGGCATCTCTATGGGAACCATGGGTCCCGAAATTCCGTTTCTATCCACCGAACAATCAAACCGTCAGCAACAACAGCCTCAGATTGAAACCCCAGCACCTCATCCAGCCCCTGTCAATCACGCAGTACATACGCCCATGAAACAGAGCTGTCTTCGCGTCGGTGACGAAGTGGCGTGTCACCGTTGTTCCAAATGCAACGCACCATTTGAAGAATTCAGCGAAGAAGAACTCGGATTATGTATCGTCATTATATCGACATTCGTTCATCGCGAGCCTGCTTTGGCTGCTACTATGCTACCAGAAATTCTCCGCTGTAACGCAAA GTGGGCGGGAAGTACGACATATACCTGGCAAATGGGTAGCAATTTGTACGTACCCGGTGAAGTTGGTGCGATTGCTCGCCAATTTCTCCGCTGCTTGTTGCATCAGCTCACACCGAACAAGGTCTTCATCCAATTATTCCAGACTCAAGTGCCTGAAGAGATGAAGCAGTCTTTCTTCAAGACGATGGCATCGGCGTTGACGGATTTCGTTGAACTTACTCCGGCGGCACCGCTCCAGTTGTTGCTCGAGTCACTGAATGAGCAAAAACAGTTGTCGCCAGCCCAGATCGCCATGATGTTGCCCAATGTGGCCTGCTATATCGAGTGTCTTCCGCCGCTCGAATTGAGTGCCCAGATTTGGACCCCCCTATTCGCTCAGCTGGAAATCTTCTGTACGCGACTCATTTTAGTCTTACCGCTGCTGAATGGCAATCCAATTCACAGCAATTCGCTTTTGAGAATTATGGGCAGCACAAACCGTGTGGCAGCACTtcaactcgccccatctcgTGGCAGCATACTTGATTCTTTCGCCAAGATCCTGCTCTATATCATCCAACATTGGGCTGGCTTTGATTACAAGCATCTCGTGGAACTCTGTCACCTGGCTTTCCGGTCCTTCAACAAG GATCGAGAAAAGTACATGTTGACAAGGACGCTCGTCGATGAACTAGTGTCggtaatgaaattaaaatcaagTCTTCCAGATTCTACCTTGATCATTTTGGTGCATTTCACCTTGCAA GACGCTGGAGGAACTTTGCCACCCCATTGCCTGCTAATGGATGAAATGGATTGCGGTGCCAACACTGTCAAGTTATCCGGATCGGATGGATCTGCAGGCGCTGGCACCACGGGTGCATTTGACTGCATCCGTCCACACTTTAGCGATATTATGGACTTTTTGGCCGACGTTCATACGCTTAGCAAATTGAAGAGCAATAGCAGAGCTATGAGTCCTGGTCCCGGTTTAGATGAAGATACTCTTGGCGGAACGGTCAAAGCCGGAATGGCCCAACTCTTGGCATTGGAAGTCGTTCGTGGAAATGGCAAGGATAACAAATGCCTTCAGCGTTACATGCCCTGGTTATTGAACCCGCCATCCTCCATCCAGCAAGG GCCGCGAGAGTTTCTGGAGTGCGTTTGTCATGTGAGATTGTTGTCTTGGCTCTTACTAGGGGCATTGCAACATACAGCTTTGGTTACTCACACACATTCTAATGGACCACTTTCCGTATCAA TAGGCGCTACAACTAATCCTTGTTTGCCGCTACCAATCGAAGTCTCGTGTTCGCTGGCCGATCACATTCAGGGTATATTAGCTGGTTTCGCGGAGCAGTCgaaaacgtccgtacttcaCATGTCATCTCTCTATCATGCCTTCCTGCTCTGccaa CTTTGGACCATTTACTTGGAGTTCATGGCTGGCCAGTTGGGCAATAATTCTAACGCAGAGCAGCAAGCTACCATTTTCAACGTTCTAGTAGATTTCTGGAGCAAAATTACTCCTTCCGTATTACAGTTGGTGGCGCACTCATCAGTG CTGACTGAAATGGTCAATTTACATTTCTTGAGTCTGATGGAAGCACTGTCAGAGTGCAAATCGTCTGTTTTATCACTCTTGTTACCTCTTTGGACACCAGTTCTACAGGCACAGAATTCTCAG ACGCAGCTACCTGTACATTTGCAGGTCCGATTACAGGCCTGTGTGGAGGGCTATTCCCTCAACACTGGTACGGCATCAAGTGGCGGTGGCGTATGCGAAGGACTGGAAACACATTTGGAAGGCTGGCTACTGCGATGGCTTCAGAAACTCCAATTCAAAATGGGCCAAATAGAAATTCAATCGTCCACTGCTAGTCAGTTTTATAATGTTTAG